A window of Plasmodium malariae genome assembly, chromosome: 12 genomic DNA:
aaaaacagttcataaaaaaaaaaattaccttGATTTAGGTTTCTCATGAGGGCTTCATTTTtgggaaaaataataaaaagtaataacatattaccaaaaagaaaaagaatatatatcacGCTTTGTAGTTGTAGATGTACTTGCAGGTGAACTTGtagttttatattaatatattacagtaaatttttcaaaaaaataaatataacattattttattggtATATTCGTTAAAATCTGTTTTTGttctaatattatttgtagCTCAAAAAACCCTAAGCAAagattaagtaaaaaaaaaaaaaagaaggaaaaggaGGAAGGAAATATACAATTCTATATAAACAAcgaaattttgaattttgaattttatatCAGTGTTGTTACATTTacgttttttctttaaaataaatcattaaCTGAACGTGAGATCtacattttcaatataaatatatgtacatatatatatatacatatgtacttatatacatacatacatacaaacatgcatatacacatacatattgCACACTatgctttaattttttattgttttttccttGTTCCCTCAAAAAAAAGTTCTAAAGGGTTTTGAAGGACCTTTAAATTGAAAGTAGGAgaaggaaattttttttttttttatcacatatacataaatcctcatttgtatatatgtaaatgcattactttttgttattattatataatttttttttttttttaataagaaattttGGATCTAGcaattttccattttgtttatataacGTTATCATTTATACagataggaaaaaaaaaataaaaaaaataaaataataagaaaataaagcaGTCACTCATCGGGGAGATGCAAAAATtgttatcaaaaaaaaagaatacatatatatatatatatatatgtatgttgtGAGTATActgtatatttcattttgttaatttcgttattttcgttattttcgttattttcgttattttcgttattttcgttattttcgttattttcgttattttcgttattttcgttattttcGTTAATTTCGTTAATTTCGTTATTTTCGTTAATTTcgttaattttgttaatttcgttaatttcgttaattttgttaatttcgttaattttgttaattttgttaattttttttttttttttttttttttaaatgcttTCGTTAAAGTACTCCTGAGTTCTTATGCATAAATAACGAACTTCCTCGCTTATTAACTTTCTTCATCAAGgatgtatacatatgcgaTGGAAAAAGGAGTAAATGTTGTAAACGAAAACaacgaaataaaaaggattttgaaaaatataaaagatagtGAAAATACGAAAGATAAGTTTGCTAACATTTTAAAGTTGACGAAAAACACCAAggatttaaaagaaaaggataaaattaGTGTTCTAAAAGCAATAGATGTGGAATttctttgtttattattacgTTCAAAATATgagtttaaattatttactcTTCGTTTAATTAATAGCTTAATAGCAAATTCTACtgttattcatttaaaaaaatgcataccttttattattcctgatgttcataattatttaacgtatataaaaaaggtaaataggaaaataaacaaaactAAAAAGGCAATAAAAAGTTGTAGTCACTTAGAAAGGGGGCGTAATCAAGAGCGCAATGATGAACGAACATGTGTAAGGAATAGTTGGAGTAGTGAGGAAAAGCATACGGATGAGGAGAAGCATACGGATGAGGAGATGCATACGGATGAGGAGAAGCATACGGATGAGGAGAAGCATACGGATGAGGAAAAACATAGCGATGCGCTAGAAGTTTGGGATAGTATAAAAGACATGAACTCGTTTTATATcgaatttttaactttttttttgaaaattgaaCCATTTTTAAAGAAAGATGAAATGATTGTGGTAAGCAACTATTTCGACTccaaaaattatgatattgATGTTGATGTGGAAATGTACTTTTTTTGCAAAAGCTTAAGAAAAAAGTTTAGAGCAGAAAATGTTACAAGTAGCAAAGGTGatgtaattattaaaaagtcCGATAATGAGAACAACTGTAAGttgaataatgaaaaaagagaagaagtAGTCAACAATATGGTTAGTGAATTAGATGGTAGCAGTGAGGATGGTCTGTATACATATTCTACGGCATGTTCAGATGATAAGGAATACGTTAATTCTGAAAAGGATGTCCTTTATTCTTGTAATGACCAAGTTAATTTAATTGAGCTAGTTTTGGGAATTTTAAGAGAAAACATTACTATTGAAGAAGTATTGAGCggaagagaaaaaaacaaaaaaaaaaaaaaaggtcaagtggaagaaaaaatgagAGTGAACGCAAGGGAAAGTAAGAATAGAAGACTTGAAGAAAAGGTAAAAGGTAACGAAGTAGAATGTgtagaaaaatatagtagAAGGGATATGCTACATGATGACGATGTTGAAACATATAGCTTGGTGTCCATACTGGATGATGAATATAATCATCGTGccttattattaaaaaaagaaagtataaatatatcctTGCATTTTTTGAACaatgtaattataaaacttaatgatattaaatttataaaggaatattttcatttgttaAATAGAGTAAttgaaaattatgataagGAGAACATAGTAACTTCGATGAACTGTTTAactaatttaaatatatatttaaaaaaaaatggttttAATCTTAAAAATGTGTTGGATGAAAATAGTGTTTATAAATTCTAtgcaaatattatttatttattttcaaagctaaaaacagaaaaagagaaagtactattatatactttatactcaactatatatacatgcttaAAATTTATGTGTGTAAATAAAAACTCTGTAGATATTATTAAAACCCCTTTGTCCTATATGAAtatagaattatatttattttttgacgatgttataaaatatggtAACGAGAGTGGACCTAAGAagtatatgttttataacaGCCATGTTAAATCGATGATTCGGTTGATTTGTAGTAACATTGAGCATATGGTAACGTTCGTGAGCGGTGAGTATTCTATGGATGAGGGGGGCgttgatgatgatgatgaggGTGCTAATGATAATACTATCGCTGGCGCTTACATTGCTACTGCCGCTGCTGCTACCTCTACCTCTACAGCTGATGGTGGATGTGCATCGCGAAACGGAAGATTTGTAGACCAACTCGAAGAATATTCTCCTGGTGTACGTGCAAAAGAGGGCTtccgaaaaaataaatacgttGGTGACGATAACTTAATGGATGGTATTTCTAGCAAAGAAGTACAAAGGAAGAACGTGCCTTCACCGAACTCGAGTAATAACAAAGACGAATGTATAACtgataagaaaaagaaaaagggaaaaacaTACATTGGTGGTAATGCTTTATCGtcaaaaaaagagaaagaaaaaaagctatttaataataaagacaAAAATCAAATTGAGTTAAATgacatttatgtaattttaaataaaataaaacaaacaattaaattattattagaattttttaaagatttaaAAGCCAATTTTAAAACACGAAATGAAGATTGTAACCatcttaaattatttaaagaaacttttaatgaagaaataaattcTTTGATACGTctattttgtaattatttaattcatgATATGGATCCATATATGGACgattttctaaatttattAGACTTTTTTGCTATTTGTGCAGAtgatcaaaattttttttttttcatttttgttgtAAAACATATTGACGCTAATCGTTACTTTAATAACAggatttttttaacaaaaatttttttatatatccttGATACtaatatgaaaaacattgtacatgtaaaaatattatataatatacttaacAAGTGCACATTTAACATTATAGAGTATTTGGAACTACGAGGTATCAAGGATCTTACTGGATATTTGGA
This region includes:
- the PmUG01_12037500 gene encoding conserved Plasmodium protein, unknown function, which translates into the protein MEKGVNVVNENNEIKRILKNIKDSENTKDKFANILKLTKNTKDLKEKDKISVLKAIDVEFLCLLLRSKYEFKLFTLRLINSLIANSTVIHLKKCIPFIIPDVHNYLTYIKKVNRKINKTKKAIKSCSHLERGRNQERNDERTCVRNSWSSEEKHTDEEKHTDEEMHTDEEKHTDEEKHTDEEKHSDALEVWDSIKDMNSFYIEFLTFFLKIEPFLKKDEMIVVSNYFDSKNYDIDVDVEMYFFCKSLRKKFRAENVTSSKGDVIIKKSDNENNCKLNNEKREEVVNNMVSELDGSSEDGLYTYSTACSDDKEYVNSEKDVLYSCNDQVNLIELVLGILRENITIEEVLSGREKNKKKKKGQVEEKMRVNARESKNRRLEEKVKGNEVECVEKYSRRDMLHDDDVETYSLVSILDDEYNHRALLLKKESINISLHFLNNVIIKLNDIKFIKEYFHLLNRVIENYDKENIVTSMNCLTNLNIYLKKNGFNLKNVLDENSVYKFYANIIYLFSKLKTEKEKVLLYTLYSTIYTCLKFMCVNKNSVDIIKTPLSYMNIELYLFFDDVIKYGNESGPKKYMFYNSHVKSMIRLICSNIEHMVTFVSGEYSMDEGGVDDDDEGANDNTIAGAYIATAAAATSTSTADGGCASRNGRFVDQLEEYSPGVRAKEGFRKNKYVGDDNLMDGISSKEVQRKNVPSPNSSNNKDECITDKKKKKGKTYIGGNALSSKKEKEKKLFNNKDKNQIELNDIYVILNKIKQTIKLLLEFFKDLKANFKTRNEDCNHLKLFKETFNEEINSLIRLFCNYLIHDMDPYMDDFLNLLDFFAICADDQNFFFFIFVVKHIDANRYFNNRIFLTKIFLYILDTNMKNIVHVKILYNILNKCTFNIIEYLELRGIKDLTGYLEVGQSIQVSENAVSDYDIIENFSRPIDKLNNVHFVYTICEDEYCKKSYDDKFKKNITNIILFCIHFFLYYYFEILHQKKEKTVQTDFDFHKDNYFNLCNNQMQRDQQKFFLSVKVLLTISSLLFKRFDSYVIASILKKREILFDCIVCVLLYLKCSIEDENISSEENSSERTHIKRKRKKYFFQILELTYFIMYYHPYFVSLLIFRLRQTKQAKETIFLETAKLNMKEKYVSICSFLNRFIENYV